From the Chitinispirillales bacterium ANBcel5 genome, the window GGCCCAGAGAGCCGTTTTCGGAAAAGTGCGGTATATGAATGATAATGGTCTTAAGAGAAAATTTGATATGGACCAGTATATAAAACTTGTTGATAAAAGAATCGGGGAGGAAAAAGCTGGTTAATGAATGTGTTTTGGCGCCTAAAGGAAAGTAAGCATCTCCAGAGAGATGCTTACATAAACACACTTATTTAACGATGTTAAACTGCTGTTTTACTACCTTATTGTTATCTGAAAGCACAGCGATATATCTGCCATTTACGATGTTTTGGTTCTGAGGGCTCCACACTGCTCTACCGGAATTGATAGAAAAAGTATTGCTGATGAGATTACCTCTAAGATCGTAAATTGAAAGTGATGTGTTTTCTGAAACAGGTCCGTTATAGGTTAAAACAGAGTTTGCAAAAGAAAAGGAAGAATTTGATGCGGCGTTTCTTACAACTCTCTGAGCGCTGGTTGTTTCAAAGTCAAAATCACTGTAAGTCATTCCTTCAAACACTATTTCATCGATAAAAAGCTCAGCGTCTTCGGACTGAAATGAGATCTTATTAACATGTGTTCTTCCGCTGCTCCAGGTCATGTCAGGATCCCCAGCAGTTTCAGACCATAGCGCAGCTTCAAGCATATCAGAAGTGACTTCAATTGTTGCCCATTCATCGCTTAGGGTGATATCGTAACCGTAGTATCCCCAATCGCCGATATCATTAACATCTTTGGTTTCCATTCTAAGGCGTACGGTTCCGCTTCCCTTCACTCTGAGATTAACGGAGGTGAGGTTAGTAAAATCAAAATACTGTGTACCTTCACCGACCAGATTGGTACCTATGCCTGCAAAAGGATGGTCGTTATCGCTTTCAGAAACATCAAAAACGACGTGCAAGTGGTTTTCATCTTCATTAATCATGCTTTCGGTGGTAGTTTCTGTGACCACATCCCCCAAGCTATTTCTTATAACAGCCCCGTCGCCGTCTTCATAGGTATACCAATACCCTTCACCTTCAAAGGACGCTGACTCGGTGACTAAACCATAGATCGCCCCGACATAGTTTTGGTGTAAAGCATCACCATACAAAGGCTCAAAGCTATCAAGAACGGCCGTATCGTCGAGGTTGTAACTTTGAGCATTTGCGAAGGCAAACAGAGAAAGTAGAGAAAGTGTAAGAGATTTTCTGAAAATGGACATATACCCTCCAACTTATGTTGTTAATACTAAGTACACAAAAAGTATACAATGAACGGGTAATTTTTTCCAGTGCATTTAAGCTATAAACAGCTTACTCAATGGACTATCCTTATAATCTTTTTTTATTTAACCTGAATTAGATGGCCTTCAAATCGGTATATTGTTTGCACTCTAGCTTATAAGCAAAGTTAAAAGGGGGGCGGAGATGATGGTAAGATTTTATCTCTTGATTGCATGGTGCTCTTTGGTGTTTCAGTCTGTATTACTGGCGCAAATGCCTCCAGAGCAGTTAAACGACACGGTAAATGGAGCAACAGATGGGGTAAATGGTGTAACTCCCGGTTATGGAGCCGGGTGGTGGATGTGGACAGTTATTTTACTGATAATTGTAGCATTTATTGTGTGGTGGGCGGTACGTGCAGGGGGATCAGCGAACAGGCCAGGTGGCCCTTCATCCCGTTCACGATCGGTAGGGCCGGGAGGAAGAGGAAGTACCTGAAAGAGCAGTTTGCCAACAATTAGGCGTTTAGTTTTTGTGCTGCTCTTTTAGCAGAGGCGCGTGAAAGTCTGTCATTTATGGCCATCCCCAAGCCCGTGGATGGAATGGGCAGTGCATAGATTATATCGAGCCCAAGAGAGTCGAGCCTCCTCATAGCCGCAAAAAGATTACACGCAGCTTCTCTGAGATCTCCTTTAGAAGAGAGTATCTCAGTGGATACAACATTTGAAGGGACTTTTTCTCTATCGATCGGGGTAAATGAGAGTAGTCCACTTTTTTGCTCTTTTGAAATTTCCTCTGTGCTGGTACAGAGTAGCAAGGGAGTAACAGGGGAGTAATGTTGCTCACATCTTCCTGGTGATAAACTTGAAAGTTTTTCCTTTTGAGGTACGATTAGTGGTCCAATAATCTTTTCAATCTCCTCTTTTTCCAGCCCACCCGGTCTTAACAGCATTGGTGTATTGGTGGTAAAAGATACTATCGTCGACTCTATCCCAACGCTGCAGGGACCACCATCAATGATTGTTTCTATATTCTTTCCAAGCTGCTCCTTCACATGAACTGCCCGGGTTGGGCTGATACGTCCAAAAGTATTTGCACTTGGGGCGGCAATCGGACAGCAAGCTTTTTTTATAAGTCCAAGTGCGATATCATTGGCGGGCATACGTACAGCAGTGCTGGGCAGACCAGCGGTTACAATATCTGGCACAACCGGCAACTTTGGAAGTACAATAGTTAAGGGACCGGGCCAGAAAGTTTCGGTAAGCTCCCGGGCTTTAGAAGGTACGTGAGAGGCTATTTTTTCCAACCATTTGGTATCATCTATGTGCAGTATCAAGGGATCAAAATGGGGACGTTTTTTAACCTCAAAAATCCGGGCTACAGCGTTTTTATCAAAACCACAGGCACCAAGGCCATAAACTGTTTCGGTAGGAAAGGCAACCAGTCCTCCCTGTTTAAGAATTTTTGCAGCTCTAATGATTTCATCTGTCATTTCTTATAAATCTCCGGTTTGGACCTGGGCAGTTTAGAAAACTTTTCCAACTGTATTCCCTGTTTAAGCAGCGATAAAGATAAATAACGATTACTCTGGCGGCAATGATAGAGTAATATACGTTCCTTGGGTAAAAGAAATTTGTTGTATTTTACTATTTAGGTAGATATTGAGCCACTGTGCTCCTATTATATTTAGTATCGCAAATAACTATCACTTACATTTTGGGCCTGGTGGATAGATGTCAAATACACTGTATCCTGATCGCAAAAATCTCGAAAAGCATTACAAAAAGATGTTTCCAACCTATTCCTCTGTGCTTGAGGATTTTCAAAGAAACATCAAGGATAATTTAAAGGAGTTGGATGTTCATCTTACGGTTAAATACCGGGTGAAGGCTTTTGAGAGTTATTATAAAAAATTACTCAGCAGAATGGTTGATGAGAAGCGTACAGGAGAACTCATTCCTATTCAGGATATAATCGGAATCAGGATAGTATGCCCGTTTTTAGAAAATCTACAGGAGATTGTAGATGTGTTGAATAACCGCTACACACTTGAAGAGGTGGAACGAAAGGGGGCACAACACACATTTAAGGAGTTTGGCTATAATTCGATTCACCTGCTTATTCAGATACCGGCTCATATCACAGAACGGTATCCACAGCTTGAGAGCGGGATTTGTGAAATTCAGATTCGTACCTTTCTTCAGGATGCCTGGGCGGAGGTTGAGCATGAACTGATATACAAAGCACATATTACTCCACTGGATGAGCCTTTAAGGAGAAAACTGGCTGCACTTAACGCTAATCTGACACTTTCGGATATCATTTTTCAGGAAATACGTGACTACCAGCGCCAGCTTCATACAGAACTTGAGAAACGCAGGTATTCATTTTTGTGTCAACTGGAGGGACAGAAGCCCGGACTTGCACCGTTGGTTCAAAAAGAGTGCAAGGAAAAGGAGTTAAAAGCAGAACCAGTATTATCGGGAAATAAAGATCAACTTTTGCTTGAAGCACTTTTTGCGCATAACAGAAAAGATTTTGCTTCTGCCATAGCTATTTATTCCAGAATACTTGATCACCAAATCGACCCTCCACTTAAGGCTATCGTTTTGGTTCATCGTGGTATGGCATATTTTTCAGAATCGAAATACACCAGCGCATTAAACGATTTTCGTGCTGCTACCAAGTGTGAGCCCACAAACAGTCGTGCCTTTTATCACCTTGGGATTGCAAACAGAATACAGAATAAGAACGCCGAGGCCATAGATTCTTTAAAAACGAGTATCGACCTGAATCCTTACGATTTTAGAGCTCTTCTGGCTTTGGCTATGACTTATTATGAGGTTGGGGACTATGTTGCTGCTCTTGAGCATTGTGATAAAGCACTTAGAATAGATCCTCAATCAAAACAAGGGAATGATTTTAAATCACTTGTGATCTCTAAAATGAACATGTAGACTGCTTGGAAAAGCTCATACTGAAGTAAAGGCTGACCAGGAGTAGTCAGCCTATTTAGCTTTTATTGGACAGATTTTGACCTTTTAATTGCGCAGAACTCACCACACATACTACACAGAGCCTCATCGTTTGAGGGGAGGCTTTTTCTGTAGGCTTGTGCTTTATCCGGATCAACACACAGAGAGAGCATCTTATCCCAGTTGAGGTCAATTTTAGCTCTGGAAATTTCATGATCCCACTTTATTGCCTTGGGATGTCCTCTTGAAATGTCGGCTGCGTGAGCTGCAATTCTTGAAGCAATCACGCCATCTCTCACATCATCGATTGAAGGAAGGCGAAGGTGTTCTGCGGGGGTTACATAGCAGAGAAAGTCTGCACCGGCCATACCCGCAACAGCGCCTCCTATTGCGGCTGTGATGTGGTCATATCCTGGTGAGATATCTGTGACCAATGGACCCAGTACGTAAAACGGGGCGTTATTGCATAACGTTTTTTGGATCTCAATGTTAGCTTTTACCTGATGCAGCGGAACATGTCCCGGCCCTTCAACAAACACTCCCACATTTTTGTTTCTGGCTTTTTTAACCAAATCTCCAAGAATGATCAGCTCTTCTATTTGAACTCTGTCGGTGGCGTCATAGAGTGCCCCGGGTCTGAAACCATCACCAAGGCTCACTGCAACATCATACTGAGCACATATATCCAGCAGTCGGTCATACTGTTCATAGAGAGGATTTTCCTTTTTATTGTGATGAATCCACTCCATAATGATTGTACCACCACGACTGGTGGCACCGGCAAGACGTTTGACCTCTTTGAATCGTTCTACCGACTGGCGTGTGACACCACAGTGCAGGGTTAAGAAATCCACACCTTGTTTACAGTGGTTTTCTATGACTTCAAACATGTCGTCTGCACTAAGATCGAGAATCGATTTTTCGTTTTGCCTTGCAATAACTGCCATTTCATAGAGTGGTACAGTTCCGATTGCGACCGGACACTGTTCTATGAGAGCTTTTCGAATAGCAGCCAGATCTCCGGCCGTAGAGAGGTCCATTATAGCATCCGCACCATGTTTAACAGATACTCTCATCTTCTCAAGTTCTTCTTCTATATCGCTTAGCGAGGAGGAGGTGCCGATATTGGCATTTATTTTGATACGAGTTTTAGTACCGAGGGTTAGTGGTTCTACTGTTCTTAG encodes:
- a CDS encoding L-threonylcarbamoyladenylate synthase, whose protein sequence is MTDEIIRAAKILKQGGLVAFPTETVYGLGACGFDKNAVARIFEVKKRPHFDPLILHIDDTKWLEKIASHVPSKARELTETFWPGPLTIVLPKLPVVPDIVTAGLPSTAVRMPANDIALGLIKKACCPIAAPSANTFGRISPTRAVHVKEQLGKNIETIIDGGPCSVGIESTIVSFTTNTPMLLRPGGLEKEEIEKIIGPLIVPQKEKLSSLSPGRCEQHYSPVTPLLLCTSTEEISKEQKSGLLSFTPIDREKVPSNVVSTEILSSKGDLREAACNLFAAMRRLDSLGLDIIYALPIPSTGLGMAINDRLSRASAKRAAQKLNA
- a CDS encoding tetratricopeptide repeat protein; translation: MSNTLYPDRKNLEKHYKKMFPTYSSVLEDFQRNIKDNLKELDVHLTVKYRVKAFESYYKKLLSRMVDEKRTGELIPIQDIIGIRIVCPFLENLQEIVDVLNNRYTLEEVERKGAQHTFKEFGYNSIHLLIQIPAHITERYPQLESGICEIQIRTFLQDAWAEVEHELIYKAHITPLDEPLRRKLAALNANLTLSDIIFQEIRDYQRQLHTELEKRRYSFLCQLEGQKPGLAPLVQKECKEKELKAEPVLSGNKDQLLLEALFAHNRKDFASAIAIYSRILDHQIDPPLKAIVLVHRGMAYFSESKYTSALNDFRAATKCEPTNSRAFYHLGIANRIQNKNAEAIDSLKTSIDLNPYDFRALLALAMTYYEVGDYVAALEHCDKALRIDPQSKQGNDFKSLVISKMNM
- the thiC gene encoding phosphomethylpyrimidine synthase ThiC; amino-acid sequence: MTRVEQAKAGIITDEIKFAAQKEGLDPEQLRQHVADGSIVIVRNNLRTVEPLTLGTKTRIKINANIGTSSSLSDIEEELEKMRVSVKHGADAIMDLSTAGDLAAIRKALIEQCPVAIGTVPLYEMAVIARQNEKSILDLSADDMFEVIENHCKQGVDFLTLHCGVTRQSVERFKEVKRLAGATSRGGTIIMEWIHHNKKENPLYEQYDRLLDICAQYDVAVSLGDGFRPGALYDATDRVQIEELIILGDLVKKARNKNVGVFVEGPGHVPLHQVKANIEIQKTLCNNAPFYVLGPLVTDISPGYDHITAAIGGAVAGMAGADFLCYVTPAEHLRLPSIDDVRDGVIASRIAAHAADISRGHPKAIKWDHEISRAKIDLNWDKMLSLCVDPDKAQAYRKSLPSNDEALCSMCGEFCAIKRSKSVQ